The Armatimonadota bacterium genome includes a window with the following:
- a CDS encoding zf-HC2 domain-containing protein, giving the protein MTCRWVRKQGWAYLEDSLPLSQKSDVEAHLQACVNCRAELMRRAETIDRLTRGLPVEATPQQGSGLLAAVALLALLIVAGLYGFSLFVKSPPSEPLVAAPSSSLEPVGAVVPSRPRIIEPRMASSPRNSSPQTVSKPAPRPAPKPQPTFAIYDETGRLIKQEPIKP; this is encoded by the coding sequence ATGACTTGCCGCTGGGTAAGAAAACAGGGCTGGGCGTATTTGGAAGACTCTCTGCCGCTCAGCCAGAAATCCGATGTTGAAGCGCACCTGCAGGCTTGCGTCAACTGCCGCGCAGAGCTGATGCGCCGCGCCGAGACGATCGACCGCCTGACCAGAGGGTTGCCGGTGGAGGCGACGCCCCAGCAGGGAAGCGGGCTGTTGGCGGCCGTGGCGCTGCTCGCATTGCTGATCGTCGCAGGGCTGTACGGCTTTTCGCTCTTTGTCAAGTCCCCGCCCAGCGAACCACTGGTCGCGGCGCCGTCGAGCAGTTTGGAACCGGTCGGCGCAGTCGTGCCTTCGCGACCCAGAATCATTGAACCGCGCATGGCCTCAAGCCCGCGCAACTCTTCGCCACAGACCGTTTCAAAGCCTGCGCCAAGACCTGCGCCCAAGCCGCAGCCGACCTTCGCGATCTACGACGAAACTGGACGTTTGATCAAACAGGAGCCCATCAAACCATGA